The Pseudomonas sp. G2-4 genome window below encodes:
- a CDS encoding GlxA family transcriptional regulator, with the protein MSQDFYFLLMPGFSAIGFISAIEPLRVANRFRGELYRWHVLSADGGAVLASNGMSVNADAALEPLKKGATLWVVAGFEPLKFATPALERWLHRLDNEGVSLGGIDTGSVVLAEAGLLEGHRVTLHWEAIEAFKESYPQLSVTQELFEIDRRRITCAGGTASIDLMLDLIGQAHGAELAIQVSEQFVLGRIRPRKDHQRMEIASRYGIRNKKLVHVIGEMETHSEPPLSTLALAESINVTRRQLERLFRLHLNDTPSNFYLRLRLEKARQLLRQTDMSVLEVSIACGFESPSYFTRSYRARFERCPREDRRRQGDGRELV; encoded by the coding sequence ATGTCCCAGGATTTTTACTTCTTGTTGATGCCGGGTTTCTCGGCCATCGGTTTCATTTCGGCCATCGAGCCGTTGCGGGTCGCCAATCGTTTTCGCGGCGAGCTGTACCGCTGGCATGTGTTGAGTGCCGATGGCGGGGCGGTGCTGGCGAGCAACGGCATGTCGGTCAACGCCGATGCCGCGCTGGAGCCGCTGAAGAAGGGCGCGACCCTTTGGGTGGTGGCAGGGTTCGAACCGCTGAAGTTCGCCACCCCGGCATTGGAGCGCTGGCTGCACCGGCTGGACAACGAAGGCGTGAGCCTGGGCGGCATCGACACGGGCAGTGTGGTCCTGGCCGAAGCGGGTCTGCTGGAAGGGCATCGCGTGACCCTGCATTGGGAAGCGATCGAAGCGTTCAAGGAGTCTTATCCACAGCTCAGCGTGACCCAGGAACTGTTCGAAATCGACCGTCGCCGCATCACCTGCGCGGGCGGCACGGCTTCCATTGATCTGATGCTGGACCTGATCGGCCAGGCCCACGGTGCGGAGCTGGCGATCCAGGTCAGCGAGCAATTCGTGCTCGGCCGCATCCGCCCGCGCAAAGATCACCAGCGCATGGAAATCGCCAGTCGCTACGGCATTCGCAACAAGAAGCTGGTGCATGTCATCGGTGAGATGGAAACCCACAGCGAACCGCCCCTGAGCACCTTGGCCCTGGCCGAATCCATCAACGTCACCCGGCGCCAGCTCGAAAGGCTGTTCCGCCTGCACCTGAACGACACTCCGAGCAACTTCTACCTGCGCCTGCGCCTGGAAAAGGCCCGGCAACTGCTGCGCCAGACCGACATGAGCGTGTTGGAAGTGAGCATCGCCTGCGGTTTCGAATCACCGTCGTACTTCACCCGCAGCTACCGGGCACGGTTCGAACGCTGCCCGCGGGAGGATCGGCGGCGGCAGGGGGACGGGCGGGAGCTGGTTTGA
- a CDS encoding lysozyme inhibitor LprI family protein, with protein sequence MKSIFLALALISTVAHATEDTEPNPCDAVENDVQTLACSAYGKTAAEQLLNENLQSLFERLQTRYASDKAQLNDITSKIKAAQQLWQKQRDADCAIAAFPAKPGSEAYKIAENDCMAQVSDDRSEFLESIGQE encoded by the coding sequence ATGAAATCAATTTTCCTGGCTTTGGCACTGATCAGCACCGTGGCACACGCAACCGAAGACACCGAACCCAACCCCTGCGACGCCGTGGAAAACGACGTCCAGACTCTGGCCTGCTCGGCCTACGGCAAAACCGCCGCCGAACAACTGCTCAATGAAAACCTGCAGAGCCTATTCGAGCGCCTGCAAACCCGCTACGCCAGCGACAAGGCCCAACTCAACGACATCACCAGCAAGATCAAGGCCGCCCAACAACTCTGGCAAAAACAGCGCGACGCCGACTGCGCCATCGCCGCCTTCCCGGCCAAACCCGGCAGCGAAGCCTACAAAATCGCCGAAAACGACTGCATGGCCCAGGTGAGCGATGATCGGTCGGAGTTTTTGGAGTCGATTGGGCAGGAGTGA
- a CDS encoding DUF3010 family protein, producing MKTCGIEIKGSEAIIAVASLDQQALTHIALNTKKIALDDDDEAANVKAFAAQVRAFVAEHGIERIAIKKRSKKGEFAGGPTTFKIEGVFQLLEGCEVTLLSPQTLNAQYKKHDFALPATLNKYQHEAYKAACSALLKK from the coding sequence ATGAAAACCTGCGGTATCGAAATCAAAGGCAGCGAAGCGATCATCGCCGTTGCCTCGCTGGATCAGCAGGCGTTGACTCACATCGCCCTGAACACCAAGAAAATCGCCCTGGACGACGATGACGAAGCCGCCAACGTCAAGGCGTTTGCCGCCCAGGTGCGGGCCTTCGTGGCTGAGCATGGTATCGAACGCATCGCCATCAAGAAACGCAGCAAGAAAGGCGAGTTCGCCGGCGGACCGACCACGTTCAAGATCGAGGGGGTTTTCCAGTTGCTGGAGGGCTGCGAAGTGACGCTGCTGTCACCGCAGACCCTCAACGCGCAGTACAAGAAGCACGACTTCGCCTTGCCAGCGACGCTGAACAAATATCAGCATGAGGCGTACAAGGCAGCGTGTTCGGCGTTGCTGAAAAAATAA
- a CDS encoding dipeptidase, whose protein sequence is MSPAELHADSIVIDGLIIAKWNRDLFEDMRKGGLTAANCTVSVWEGFQATINNIAASQKLIRENSDLVIPVKTTADIRRAKEQGKTGIIFGFQNAHAFEDQLGYVEIFKQLGVGVVQMCYNTQNLVGTGCYERDGGLSGFGREIVAEMNRVGIMCDLSHVGSKTSEEVILESKKPVCYSHCLPSGLKEHPRNKSDEELKFIADHGGFVGVTMFAPFLAKGIDSTIDDYAEAIEYTMNIVGEDAIGIGTDFTQGHGQDFFEMLTHDKGYARRLTSFGKIINPLGIRTVGEFPNLTETLLKRGHPERVVRKIMGENWVNVLKDVWGE, encoded by the coding sequence ATGAGCCCAGCCGAATTGCACGCCGACAGCATCGTTATCGACGGGCTGATCATTGCCAAGTGGAACCGCGACCTGTTCGAAGACATGCGCAAGGGCGGCCTGACCGCCGCCAACTGCACTGTGTCGGTGTGGGAAGGTTTCCAGGCCACCATCAACAATATCGCAGCCAGCCAGAAACTGATTCGCGAGAACAGCGACCTGGTGATCCCGGTGAAAACCACCGCCGACATCCGTCGCGCCAAGGAGCAAGGCAAAACCGGCATCATCTTCGGCTTCCAGAACGCCCACGCCTTCGAGGACCAGCTCGGCTACGTCGAGATCTTCAAGCAGCTCGGCGTCGGGGTGGTGCAGATGTGCTACAACACCCAGAACCTGGTGGGCACCGGCTGCTACGAGCGTGACGGTGGCCTGTCGGGCTTCGGTCGCGAAATCGTCGCCGAGATGAACCGGGTCGGTATCATGTGCGACCTGTCCCACGTCGGTTCCAAGACCTCCGAAGAAGTCATCCTCGAATCGAAGAAGCCGGTCTGCTATTCCCACTGCCTGCCGTCCGGCCTCAAAGAGCACCCGCGCAACAAGTCCGATGAAGAGCTGAAGTTCATTGCCGACCATGGCGGTTTTGTCGGCGTGACCATGTTCGCGCCGTTCCTGGCCAAGGGCATCGATTCGACCATCGACGACTACGCCGAAGCCATCGAATACACCATGAACATCGTTGGTGAAGACGCTATCGGTATCGGCACCGACTTCACCCAGGGTCACGGCCAGGATTTCTTCGAAATGCTGACCCACGACAAGGGCTACGCCCGTCGTCTGACCAGCTTCGGCAAGATCATCAACCCCCTGGGCATCCGTACCGTGGGCGAGTTCCCGAACCTCACCGAGACGCTGCTCAAGCGTGGCCATCCTGAGCGGGTGGTGCGCAAGATCATGGGCGAGAACTGGGTCAACGTCCTCAAAGACGTCTGGGGCGAATAA
- a CDS encoding helix-turn-helix transcriptional regulator, translating to MNVPTDIQIINDADGNPAFVVIPYAQYVAQKLEPDLIPHEVVSRIVDGATPIRAWREHLNLTQDDVAKRLGISQPAFAQQESVAKPRRATREKIATAFGIHADQLEL from the coding sequence ATGAACGTACCTACTGATATTCAGATCATCAACGATGCAGACGGAAACCCGGCATTTGTGGTCATTCCGTACGCACAATACGTTGCACAAAAACTGGAACCCGATCTGATTCCCCATGAAGTGGTCAGCCGTATCGTTGACGGCGCTACGCCTATTCGCGCCTGGCGCGAACACCTGAACCTGACTCAGGATGACGTCGCCAAACGCCTGGGTATTTCCCAACCGGCGTTTGCCCAGCAAGAATCGGTCGCCAAGCCTCGCCGGGCTACCCGCGAGAAAATTGCCACTGCCTTTGGTATCCATGCTGACCAGTTAGAGCTGTAA
- a CDS encoding DUF5943 domain-containing protein has product MAKIAPQLPIEVDSETGIWTSDALPMLYVPRHFFVNNHMGIEEVLGADAYAEILYKAGYKSAWHWCEKEAECHGLEGVAVFEHYMKRLSQRGWGLFKIQDIDLDKGTASVKLEHSAFVYVYGKVGRKVDYMFTGWFAGAMDQILAARGSSIRTVAEQVYGGSEEGHDDGLFIVKPL; this is encoded by the coding sequence ATGGCCAAAATCGCCCCCCAACTGCCTATCGAAGTCGACAGCGAAACCGGTATCTGGACCTCCGATGCCCTGCCGATGCTCTACGTGCCGCGTCACTTCTTCGTCAATAACCACATGGGCATCGAAGAAGTGCTGGGCGCCGACGCCTACGCCGAGATTCTCTACAAGGCCGGCTACAAATCCGCCTGGCACTGGTGTGAAAAAGAAGCCGAATGCCATGGCCTGGAAGGCGTCGCGGTGTTCGAGCACTACATGAAGCGCCTGTCGCAGCGCGGCTGGGGCCTGTTCAAGATCCAGGACATCGACCTCGACAAAGGCACCGCCAGCGTCAAGCTTGAGCACTCGGCGTTCGTCTACGTGTATGGCAAGGTCGGACGCAAGGTCGACTACATGTTCACCGGCTGGTTCGCCGGCGCCATGGACCAGATTCTTGCCGCTCGCGGCAGTTCGATCCGCACCGTGGCCGAACAGGTCTACGGCGGTTCCGAAGAAGGCCACGACGACGGCCTGTTCATCGTCAAGCCGTTGTAA